A genomic segment from Mesotoga sp. UBA6090 encodes:
- the deoC gene encoding deoxyribose-phosphate aldolase: MLGALIVEEVRRYKEEYSPIRRELPEKLNIAKFIDHTLLKADATPEMVRRLCDEAIRFEFWSVCVNSGYLPIVNESLRGSSVKKTVVIAFPLGQASKEAKAFEASWAVDNGADELDMVMNVGLLKAGEYESVFDDLVKVVESGRGKPVKVIIETSLLNEEEKIAACVIARQSGAAFVKTSTGFSTGGATTNDVSLMKFVVGDTCRVKASGGVKSREDALKMIAAGANRIGTSSGIKIVSGESEDNRGGY, from the coding sequence ATGCTTGGAGCATTAATCGTAGAGGAAGTTAGAAGGTACAAAGAAGAGTATTCTCCAATAAGAAGAGAGTTACCGGAGAAACTCAACATTGCCAAATTCATTGACCACACTCTTTTGAAGGCCGATGCAACTCCAGAAATGGTAAGAAGACTATGTGATGAGGCTATCAGGTTTGAGTTCTGGAGTGTCTGTGTCAATTCTGGATATCTCCCCATAGTGAATGAATCACTTAGAGGAAGCAGTGTAAAGAAAACCGTTGTCATTGCGTTCCCTTTGGGGCAGGCGTCAAAAGAAGCGAAAGCTTTCGAGGCATCATGGGCGGTTGATAATGGAGCAGACGAGCTTGATATGGTAATGAATGTAGGTCTCTTGAAGGCAGGAGAGTACGAAAGCGTATTTGATGACTTAGTCAAAGTGGTAGAATCAGGACGAGGCAAACCTGTTAAAGTAATAATCGAAACATCTCTGCTCAACGAAGAGGAAAAGATTGCTGCCTGCGTAATCGCCAGGCAGTCGGGTGCTGCATTTGTCAAGACTTCAACCGGCTTTTCAACCGGAGGAGCAACGACAAACGATGTTTCTTTGATGAAGTTTGTTGTCGGAGACACGTGTAGAGTCAAGGCCTCCGGCGGTGTCAAATCAAGAGAAGACGCTCTCAAAATGATTGCTGCCGGAGCCAACAGAATTGGTACTAGCTCTGGGATAAAAATCGTTTCAGGAGAATCAGAGGACAATCGAGGGGGTTATTGA
- a CDS encoding cyclodeaminase/cyclohydrolase family protein, translating into MDFCTLPVKDFLKKVAEKSATPGGGAVGAVVAALAASLGSMVANLTIGKKGYEDAEGHMESALEVFESESNYLCDLMNRDIQAFDQVMSAYKLPKTTDDEKSTREMKVQQALKTAIEVPFDLARRCKNIIVNVERLAKWGNSNVLSDAESAAHLLLAVYRIAKANVMINMKSLKDPDYGAWINDEMNQLEKQIDASYDKIIEIIGKRNG; encoded by the coding sequence ATGGATTTTTGCACATTACCGGTGAAAGACTTTCTGAAAAAAGTTGCTGAGAAGTCTGCAACTCCTGGAGGAGGTGCTGTCGGAGCAGTGGTAGCTGCCCTCGCAGCTTCGTTAGGATCAATGGTCGCAAATCTGACCATAGGGAAAAAGGGCTATGAAGATGCCGAGGGACATATGGAGTCAGCCTTAGAGGTTTTTGAATCGGAAAGCAACTATCTTTGCGACTTGATGAACCGCGATATTCAGGCCTTCGATCAAGTAATGTCTGCTTATAAGCTTCCGAAAACCACCGACGATGAGAAGAGCACAAGAGAAATGAAAGTCCAACAAGCTCTAAAGACAGCAATAGAAGTACCTTTTGATCTTGCCAGGCGATGCAAGAACATAATTGTGAATGTAGAAAGACTTGCCAAGTGGGGGAATTCTAATGTTCTTTCGGATGCCGAAAGTGCCGCCCACCTTCTCCTAGCAGTCTATAGGATTGCCAAAGCCAATGTTATGATCAATATGAAGTCTCTGAAGGATCCCGATTATGGCGCCTGGATAAACGATGAAATGAATCAGCTCGAAAAACAAATTGATGCTTCTTACGATAAGATAATCGAGATTATCGGAAAGCGTAATGGTTGA
- the tgt gene encoding tRNA guanosine(34) transglycosylase Tgt, producing MVELKIRAKSTETKARTAVLATAHGEFETPVFMPVGTNGTVKGIWQDQLYEMDSKIILGNAFHLFLRPGLDTLRYFGGLHNFMSWDHSILTDSGGFQVFSLSDKKITEEGVKFRSPLDGRSLFVTPELSIEIQEAIGSDIAMAFDECVEPNADKEYVRNSVRRTTNWAKRFLLAHRKDSNQSLFGIVQGGFFNDLREESASEITAMDFEGFALGGLSVGEDFETTEKVLSASVGLLPEDRPRYLMGVGSPELILAAVESGVDMFDCVLPTRLGRHGAALTSGGRINLKSARNKHDKSPVDPNCTCKVCSTYSRAYIHHLFTRDEILGKILLSYHNVSFLMDFVKKIREAILEDRLCEFKEHCAETGLIQVGNLKTSEERLG from the coding sequence ATGGTTGAGCTGAAAATAAGGGCAAAGAGTACCGAAACGAAAGCAAGAACCGCTGTACTTGCCACTGCACACGGAGAGTTCGAGACACCCGTTTTTATGCCCGTAGGCACTAATGGGACGGTAAAAGGGATCTGGCAAGATCAACTTTATGAAATGGATTCAAAAATAATACTTGGCAACGCTTTCCATTTGTTTTTGCGTCCAGGACTCGACACTCTGAGATACTTTGGCGGCCTTCATAATTTTATGTCTTGGGATCATTCTATCCTAACTGACAGTGGCGGATTCCAGGTCTTTTCACTCTCCGACAAAAAAATTACCGAGGAAGGAGTGAAATTTCGTTCGCCTCTTGATGGCAGAAGCCTTTTCGTTACCCCTGAACTCTCAATCGAAATTCAGGAAGCCATAGGATCAGACATTGCAATGGCCTTTGACGAGTGCGTTGAACCAAATGCAGACAAGGAATATGTAAGAAATTCAGTAAGACGAACCACTAACTGGGCGAAGAGATTCTTACTTGCTCACAGGAAGGATAGTAATCAGTCTCTGTTCGGTATAGTCCAGGGCGGTTTCTTCAATGATTTGAGGGAAGAGAGCGCTTCGGAAATCACTGCGATGGATTTTGAGGGCTTCGCCTTGGGTGGTCTAAGTGTTGGAGAAGACTTCGAGACAACGGAAAAAGTTCTGTCGGCATCCGTTGGCCTTTTGCCCGAAGATAGGCCCAGATACTTAATGGGAGTAGGATCACCCGAACTGATTTTGGCTGCAGTCGAAAGCGGAGTCGATATGTTTGATTGTGTTCTTCCTACAAGGCTTGGCAGACATGGAGCGGCATTGACCTCAGGTGGAAGAATCAACCTCAAGTCCGCAAGGAATAAGCACGATAAATCTCCAGTAGATCCGAACTGTACCTGCAAAGTCTGTTCAACGTACAGCAGAGCGTATATCCATCACCTGTTCACAAGGGACGAGATACTTGGCAAGATTCTGTTGAGTTACCACAATGTAAGCTTTCTAATGGATTTTGTGAAGAAGATTCGAGAGGCTATACTTGAGGATAGGCTGTGTGAGTTCAAAGAACATTGTGCTGAAACCGGTCTTATTCAAGTAGGCAATCTAAAGACTTCTGAAGAACGTTTGGGGTGA
- the guaA gene encoding glutamine-hydrolyzing GMP synthase has product MDRIAVIDFGSQYTLLLARRIREIGVLCTVETPDGFKLEKDIKGVILSGGPQSVYEEGSAGFPEQLRFLSVPILGICYGMHLMAKEVGGVVSSGLRGEYGLTSVSIDNACFQSVPSEIIAWMSHGDEVTQLPDGCKIVARSRNGTIAGFTDGKNIALQFHPEVYHTQFGKELLEEFVIDICKASRDWKIRDLADEKVKTIQRTVGDQSVVGGLSGGVDSTVAATITSRAIGEKFTGIFVNHGLMRKNEEIEVPVALRKLGINVETVEASKEFFHELEGIVDPEEKRKVIGRTFIRVFEREASKLNARFLLQGTIYSDVIESGAASRSGEKIKSHHNVGGLPENMSLELLEPLRELFKDEVRNLGHSLGIDKFLISRQPFPGPGLGVRIIGEVTSEKAQILKEVDSIFMEVLRESGDLDKIWQSFAVLLPVSSVGVKGDKRSYGYVVALRAVNSSEGMTASWYELPHSVLRQASSRITSEVKEIGRVVFDITDKPPATIEWE; this is encoded by the coding sequence ATGGATAGAATAGCTGTTATCGACTTCGGATCTCAATATACTCTACTTCTAGCAAGAAGAATTCGAGAGATCGGTGTTCTTTGCACGGTAGAGACTCCAGATGGCTTTAAACTAGAGAAAGATATCAAAGGCGTGATTTTGTCAGGTGGACCTCAGAGTGTTTATGAAGAAGGCTCTGCAGGTTTCCCTGAACAACTCAGGTTTCTCTCAGTACCGATTCTGGGAATATGCTACGGAATGCATCTCATGGCCAAAGAAGTTGGAGGAGTCGTTTCAAGTGGATTGAGAGGCGAGTACGGCCTCACATCAGTATCAATTGATAATGCTTGCTTTCAAAGTGTCCCGAGCGAAATTATTGCATGGATGAGTCATGGCGATGAAGTGACTCAACTTCCAGATGGATGCAAGATCGTGGCGAGAAGTAGGAACGGAACAATTGCGGGATTCACAGATGGGAAGAATATCGCTCTCCAGTTTCATCCAGAAGTTTATCACACCCAGTTTGGGAAAGAACTACTCGAAGAATTCGTGATAGACATCTGCAAAGCATCACGCGACTGGAAGATTCGTGACCTTGCTGATGAGAAAGTGAAGACGATTCAGAGAACCGTTGGCGATCAAAGCGTTGTCGGAGGTCTTTCAGGAGGAGTCGATTCAACAGTAGCGGCAACAATAACTTCGAGAGCAATCGGCGAGAAATTCACCGGGATTTTCGTTAATCATGGATTGATGAGAAAAAATGAAGAGATCGAAGTTCCAGTAGCCTTGAGAAAACTGGGAATAAATGTAGAGACAGTTGAAGCGTCAAAAGAATTCTTCCATGAACTTGAAGGAATTGTGGACCCAGAGGAAAAGAGAAAGGTTATTGGACGGACATTCATACGAGTATTCGAAAGAGAAGCGAGCAAACTGAATGCTAGGTTTTTGCTTCAGGGGACGATCTATTCAGATGTCATTGAATCCGGAGCTGCTTCCAGGAGTGGTGAAAAGATCAAGAGTCACCATAATGTCGGAGGTCTTCCCGAGAATATGAGCCTGGAATTGCTTGAACCACTGAGAGAGCTTTTTAAAGATGAAGTACGAAACCTCGGTCACTCTCTTGGAATAGACAAATTCCTGATCAGTAGGCAGCCATTTCCCGGCCCTGGTCTTGGAGTGAGAATAATCGGAGAAGTGACTTCGGAGAAGGCGCAGATTCTGAAGGAAGTTGATTCTATTTTCATGGAAGTGCTACGCGAATCGGGTGATCTTGATAAGATATGGCAGTCGTTTGCTGTCCTTCTACCAGTCTCCAGCGTGGGTGTAAAAGGAGATAAGCGATCATATGGTTATGTGGTTGCTCTTCGGGCTGTTAATAGTTCAGAAGGCATGACGGCATCTTGGTATGAACTTCCGCATTCGGTCCTTAGGCAGGCTTCTTCAAGGATTACATCTGAAGTAAAAGAGATAGGTAGGGTCGTTTTCGACATAACTGACAAACCACCGGCCACGATTGAATGGGAATAA
- a CDS encoding type III pantothenate kinase — translation MLLLADIGNTTTVFGLDNGMDIGAVWRLSSSRIETEDELFVILDGLLRNKGSSLSEISGLCVASVVPRLNGSVNYFARKYLSKPAVFMKADEFVSVGLRTDNPAEIGADRLANVIGARECYGANAIVIDVGTAITIDILKDGIFAGGAILPGPATAMSALFSHTAKLPEVELFFEDHYFGTNTEDNLRIGIVNGTYFALQGIISNIIKEFEEKPRIIGTGGDVRLFINKSGFIEIDDPILTLKGLRSYYNRVKSVEKNTTG, via the coding sequence ATGCTGTTACTTGCAGACATCGGAAACACGACAACCGTCTTTGGACTTGATAATGGAATGGATATTGGGGCAGTTTGGAGATTATCTTCCTCAAGGATTGAAACTGAGGATGAGCTCTTCGTGATCCTAGACGGATTACTGAGGAACAAGGGAAGTTCTCTCTCCGAGATAAGCGGACTGTGTGTAGCAAGCGTTGTTCCGAGACTCAATGGATCGGTGAATTACTTTGCCAGAAAATACCTGTCGAAACCAGCAGTATTTATGAAGGCCGATGAATTCGTTTCAGTTGGACTCAGAACTGATAATCCTGCTGAAATCGGCGCGGATCGGCTGGCAAATGTAATTGGAGCAAGAGAATGTTACGGGGCAAACGCAATAGTCATCGACGTCGGAACGGCAATAACCATAGACATTCTTAAGGATGGGATCTTTGCAGGAGGCGCGATTCTTCCTGGTCCGGCAACGGCAATGTCTGCACTTTTCTCTCATACCGCCAAGCTTCCTGAAGTTGAGCTCTTTTTTGAAGATCACTACTTTGGAACTAATACCGAAGATAACCTAAGAATCGGTATTGTAAATGGAACCTACTTTGCTCTCCAAGGAATCATAAGCAACATAATCAAAGAATTTGAAGAAAAGCCAAGAATCATAGGAACCGGTGGCGATGTCCGCCTGTTCATAAATAAAAGTGGTTTCATAGAAATCGACGATCCCATCCTGACCTTGAAGGGCTTAAGGTCTTACTACAACAGAGTGAAGTCAGTTGAAAAGAATACTACTGGTTAA